Proteins encoded together in one Bradyrhizobium sp. PSBB068 window:
- a CDS encoding sulfite exporter TauE/SafE family protein — protein MGFLFVLVVGLVAGTISGIVGTGSSIMLMPVLVYQYGPKQAVPIMAVAAVMANLSRILAWWREVDWRACLAYSITGIPAAALGARTLLALPSRAVDIAIGVFLIAMVPVRHWLAKHKLKASLWHLMIGGALIGYLTGIVASTGPLSVPLFLFYGLDKGAFLATEAASSLGLYVSKSVTFERFGALTPDIALKGLIAGASLMAGAFIAKRFVLQMKPEAFRLIMDGIMLAAGTALLWSAAAH, from the coding sequence GTGGGCTTCCTCTTCGTCCTCGTCGTCGGCCTGGTCGCCGGCACCATCTCAGGCATCGTCGGCACCGGCTCGTCGATCATGCTGATGCCGGTGCTGGTGTATCAGTACGGGCCGAAGCAGGCGGTGCCGATCATGGCGGTCGCCGCCGTGATGGCCAATCTGTCGCGCATCCTGGCGTGGTGGCGCGAGGTCGACTGGCGCGCCTGCCTCGCCTACTCGATCACCGGCATTCCGGCCGCCGCCCTCGGCGCGCGCACCCTGCTCGCATTGCCCTCGCGCGCGGTCGATATCGCGATCGGCGTGTTCCTGATCGCAATGGTGCCGGTGCGGCACTGGCTGGCCAAACACAAACTCAAGGCCAGTCTCTGGCATCTGATGATCGGCGGCGCGCTCATCGGCTATCTCACCGGCATCGTCGCCTCGACCGGCCCGCTCAGCGTGCCGCTATTCTTGTTTTACGGCCTCGACAAGGGCGCCTTCCTCGCCACCGAAGCGGCAAGCTCGCTCGGGCTCTATGTCAGCAAGTCGGTGACGTTCGAACGCTTCGGCGCGCTGACGCCTGATATCGCGCTGAAAGGCCTGATCGCCGGCGCCTCGTTGATGGCCGGCGCCTTCATCGCCAAGCGTTTCGTGCTGCAGATGAAGCCGGAGGCGTTCCGCCTGATCATGGACGGCATCATGCTGGCGGCGGGCACTGCGCTGCTGTGGTCGGCGGCCGCGCATTAG
- the xth gene encoding exodeoxyribonuclease III, which translates to MKIATFNINNVNRRLPNLLRWLKSAKPDVVSLQELKASDAEFPQAAIEQAGYGAVWQGQKTWNGVAILARKADPVLIRTALPGDAADHEARYIEAAVRGIVVTSLYLPNGNPQPGPKFDYKLAWFKRLRAHAAKLLKQDVPVVLAGDYNVAPTPFDIYPTRSWDKDALIQPQSRTAFKALVDQGWCDAIRTLHPDDPMFTFWDYKRQRWPRDAGLRLDHLLLSPQVAARLQKAGVDRDIRGEEGASDHAPAWVMLK; encoded by the coding sequence ATGAAGATCGCGACATTCAACATCAACAACGTCAACCGCCGGCTGCCGAACCTGCTGCGCTGGCTGAAATCGGCCAAGCCCGACGTCGTCAGCCTGCAGGAGCTCAAGGCCAGCGACGCCGAGTTTCCCCAAGCCGCGATCGAGCAAGCCGGCTACGGCGCGGTGTGGCAAGGCCAGAAGACCTGGAACGGCGTCGCCATCCTCGCGCGCAAGGCGGATCCCGTGCTGATCCGCACCGCCCTGCCCGGCGACGCCGCCGATCACGAGGCGCGCTACATCGAGGCCGCGGTCCGCGGGATCGTCGTGACCAGCCTCTATCTGCCGAACGGCAATCCGCAGCCCGGACCGAAATTCGATTACAAGCTCGCCTGGTTCAAGCGGCTGCGTGCGCATGCCGCCAAGCTGCTCAAGCAGGACGTGCCGGTGGTGCTCGCCGGCGACTACAATGTCGCGCCGACGCCGTTCGACATCTATCCGACCCGCTCCTGGGACAAGGACGCGCTGATCCAGCCGCAGAGCCGCACCGCGTTCAAGGCGCTGGTCGACCAGGGCTGGTGCGATGCGATCCGCACGCTGCATCCGGATGATCCGATGTTCACCTTCTGGGACTACAAGCGCCAGCGCTGGCCGCGCGATGCCGGCCTGCGGCTCGATCATCTCCTGCTCAGTCCACAGGTCGCGGCGCGGCTTCAGAAAGCCGGCGTCGACCGCGACATCCGCGGCGAGGAAGGTGCCAGCGATCATGCGCCGGCGTGGGTGATGTTGAAGTGA
- the alr gene encoding alanine racemase — MNIVTDAKSQLTPEANLLAAYPTATGILTVDLDAIIANWRKLEKTAVPAECAAVVKANAYGCGAEQVSRALAKAGCKTFFVATVEEAAVVRAAVPQATVYALGGFFQQTGDAYAKIDCKPVIGDLNELAEWDVFCRRSGWSGGAAIHIDTGMNRLGLTVSEAQGIIPRINAGDHGITLVMSHLASAELLNNPANAKQLASFREIASLFTGVPASLANSSGVFLGAQFQFEMVRPGCALYGVNPTPEADNPMQPVVDLKARIVQIRNIDRGETVGYGGTWTARRPTRLAIIAAGYADGYFRAASANDGTRGAEVVVAGKRCPIAGRVSMDLIAVDVTDLDKNAVRRGHMVTLIGEGITVDELAHHFGTIGYEVLTSLGRRFVRIYKGGDAVAASDSVAEKNEPAAAQAAPPTLPTAAPAAAPPPLPST; from the coding sequence ATGAACATCGTGACCGACGCGAAATCGCAGCTGACGCCTGAAGCCAATCTGCTGGCGGCCTATCCGACCGCCACCGGCATCCTGACCGTCGACCTCGACGCCATCATCGCCAACTGGCGCAAACTCGAGAAGACCGCGGTACCGGCGGAATGCGCCGCCGTGGTCAAGGCCAACGCCTATGGCTGCGGCGCCGAGCAGGTGTCGCGGGCGCTGGCCAAGGCCGGCTGCAAGACCTTCTTCGTCGCCACCGTCGAGGAGGCCGCCGTGGTGCGCGCGGCCGTTCCACAGGCAACCGTGTATGCGCTCGGCGGCTTCTTCCAGCAGACCGGCGACGCCTACGCCAAGATCGACTGCAAGCCGGTGATCGGCGATCTCAACGAGCTCGCCGAATGGGACGTGTTCTGCCGCCGCTCCGGCTGGTCCGGCGGCGCCGCCATCCATATCGACACCGGCATGAACCGCCTCGGCCTCACGGTCAGCGAGGCGCAGGGCATCATCCCTCGCATCAATGCCGGCGACCACGGCATCACCCTGGTCATGAGCCACCTCGCCTCCGCCGAGCTTCTCAACAATCCCGCCAATGCAAAGCAGTTGGCGAGCTTCCGCGAGATCGCGAGCCTGTTCACCGGCGTGCCGGCCTCGCTGGCGAACTCCTCCGGCGTGTTTCTCGGCGCCCAGTTCCAGTTCGAGATGGTGCGGCCGGGCTGCGCGCTCTACGGCGTCAATCCGACGCCGGAGGCCGACAACCCGATGCAGCCTGTGGTCGACCTCAAGGCCCGCATCGTGCAGATCCGCAACATCGATCGCGGCGAGACCGTCGGCTATGGCGGCACCTGGACCGCGCGGCGGCCGACCCGGCTTGCGATCATTGCGGCCGGCTATGCCGACGGCTATTTCCGCGCCGCCAGCGCCAATGACGGCACCCGTGGTGCCGAGGTTGTGGTCGCCGGCAAGCGTTGCCCGATCGCCGGCCGGGTCTCGATGGACCTGATCGCGGTCGACGTCACCGACCTCGACAAGAATGCGGTCCGGCGCGGCCACATGGTGACGCTGATCGGCGAAGGCATCACTGTCGACGAGCTCGCGCATCATTTCGGCACCATCGGCTACGAGGTGCTGACCAGCCTCGGCCGCCGCTTCGTGCGCATCTACAAGGGCGGCGACGCGGTCGCGGCGAGCGACAGCGTCGCCGAGAAGAACGAGCCGGCCGCGGCCCAAGCCGCACCGCCGACCTTGCCGACAGCCGCGCCCGCGGCGGCACCGCCGCCACTTCCGTCCACCTGA
- a CDS encoding replicative DNA helicase, which translates to MALIDSNVHKLAPDAASPAYRSAPHNIEAEQGLLGAILVNNDAFYRVSDFLEPKHFFEPLHQTIYETASSLIRMGKVATPVTLKTFLPADTDIGGMTISQYLARLAAEATTIINAQDYGRTVYDLSLRRNLIQIGEEIVNVAYDAPVDFAPRAQIEDAERQLYSLAETGRYDGGFQRFSQALTIAVDMAAKAFQRDGKLSGISTGLRDLDARMGGLQPSDLIVLAGRPGMGKTSLATNIAYNIAKAYQGEVQPDGTTKAIHGGCVGFFSCEMSGEQLATRILAERTGIPSSHIRRGGISELDFEKIRDCSIELQSLPFYVDETGGLSISQLTARARRLKRQKGLDLIVIDYIQLLQGSGKKGNDNRVQEITEITTNLKALAKELNVPVIALSQLSRQVENRDDKRPQLSDLRESGSIEQDADVVMFVYREEYYLANKEPRPGTPEHEKWQMELELAHGKAEVIIGKQRHGPTGTVELHFEASVTRFGDLAPDGQIPDHSH; encoded by the coding sequence ATGGCCTTGATTGATTCGAACGTCCACAAGCTCGCGCCCGATGCCGCGTCCCCGGCCTACCGGAGTGCGCCGCACAACATCGAAGCGGAACAGGGCCTCCTGGGTGCGATCCTGGTCAACAACGACGCGTTCTATCGCGTCTCGGATTTCCTCGAGCCGAAGCATTTCTTCGAGCCGCTGCACCAGACCATCTACGAGACCGCGAGCTCCCTGATCCGGATGGGCAAGGTCGCGACCCCCGTCACCCTGAAGACGTTCCTGCCGGCCGATACCGACATTGGCGGCATGACGATCAGTCAATACCTCGCCCGTCTCGCTGCCGAAGCAACCACCATCATCAACGCGCAGGACTACGGCCGTACCGTTTACGACCTGAGCCTGCGGCGCAACCTGATCCAGATCGGCGAGGAGATCGTCAACGTCGCCTACGATGCGCCGGTCGACTTTGCCCCGCGCGCGCAGATCGAGGATGCCGAGCGGCAGCTCTACAGCCTCGCCGAAACCGGCCGCTATGACGGCGGCTTCCAGCGCTTTTCGCAGGCCCTCACGATTGCCGTCGACATGGCGGCAAAGGCGTTCCAGCGCGACGGCAAGCTGTCCGGCATCTCGACCGGCCTGCGCGACCTCGACGCCCGGATGGGCGGCCTGCAACCGTCCGACCTCATCGTGCTCGCCGGTCGTCCCGGCATGGGCAAGACCTCGCTCGCCACCAACATCGCCTACAACATTGCCAAGGCCTATCAGGGCGAGGTCCAGCCGGACGGCACCACAAAGGCGATCCACGGCGGCTGTGTCGGCTTCTTCTCCTGCGAAATGAGCGGCGAGCAGCTCGCCACCCGTATTCTCGCCGAACGCACCGGCATCCCGTCGAGCCATATCCGCCGCGGCGGCATTTCCGAACTCGATTTCGAGAAGATCCGTGACTGTTCGATCGAGTTGCAGTCGCTGCCGTTCTATGTCGACGAAACCGGCGGCCTCTCGATCTCGCAGCTCACCGCCCGCGCCCGCCGCCTCAAGCGGCAGAAGGGCCTCGACCTGATCGTGATCGACTACATCCAGCTGCTGCAGGGCTCGGGCAAGAAGGGCAATGACAACCGCGTCCAGGAAATCACCGAGATCACCACAAATCTGAAGGCGCTGGCGAAGGAACTGAACGTACCCGTGATCGCGCTGTCGCAGCTCTCGCGACAGGTCGAAAACCGCGACGACAAGCGCCCCCAGCTTTCCGACCTGCGTGAATCCGGCTCGATCGAGCAGGACGCCGACGTCGTGATGTTCGTGTATCGCGAGGAATACTACCTCGCCAACAAGGAGCCGCGCCCCGGCACCCCCGAGCACGAAAAATGGCAGATGGAGCTGGAACTGGCCCATGGCAAGGCCGAAGTCATCATCGGCAAGCAGCGCCACGGCCCGACCGGCACCGTCGAACTGCACTTCGAGGCCAGCGTCACCAGGTTCGGCGATCTCGCACCCGACGGTCAAATTCCGGATCACTCTCATTGA
- a CDS encoding class I SAM-dependent methyltransferase produces the protein MDRLLRYFLGRFIRRGSITFTTASGAQFTCGDGTGVPVAARFMSRAAEVRVLVDPELYLGEAFMDGTFVVEQGSIADVLAVLMGQAAMLPNFARLQAWLRFLGRRAQQINVRGRSRSNVARHYDLDGRLYSLFLDADKQYSCAYFETPDATLDDAQLAKKRHLAAKLLLEPGHRVLDIGSGWGGLGLYLAEMGGADVTGVTLSTEQLQISNARAAERNLTQSARFVLQDYRDIPGPFDRIVSVGMFEHVGVAYYETFFKRCAELLSDDGIMMLHSIGRSTGPDVTSPWIRKYIFPGGYIPALSEVMPAIEKAGLLICDMEILRLHYAETLKAWRDRFMARREEAVRLYDEAFARMWEFYLAASEMSFRVQNMMNFQLQLTKRQGIVPMTRDYIGREEGRLRLKEAGAAKPRLQLAGE, from the coding sequence ATGGACCGATTGTTGCGATATTTCCTGGGGCGCTTCATCCGCCGCGGTTCGATCACGTTCACGACCGCGAGCGGCGCTCAATTCACTTGTGGTGACGGCACCGGTGTTCCGGTCGCCGCGCGCTTCATGTCCAGGGCGGCCGAAGTCCGCGTCCTGGTCGATCCCGAACTTTATCTCGGCGAAGCCTTCATGGACGGCACGTTCGTGGTGGAGCAAGGCAGCATCGCCGATGTGCTGGCTGTCCTGATGGGCCAGGCGGCGATGTTGCCGAACTTCGCCAGGCTGCAGGCCTGGCTGCGCTTCCTCGGACGGCGCGCCCAGCAGATCAATGTGCGCGGCCGGTCCAGAAGCAATGTCGCCCGGCACTACGATCTCGATGGCCGCCTCTATTCCCTCTTCCTCGACGCGGACAAGCAATACAGCTGCGCCTATTTCGAGACGCCGGACGCGACCCTGGACGATGCCCAACTCGCCAAGAAGCGCCATCTTGCCGCAAAACTCCTGCTCGAGCCTGGCCACCGGGTCCTCGACATCGGTTCCGGCTGGGGCGGTCTTGGGCTCTATCTCGCCGAGATGGGCGGCGCCGACGTCACTGGCGTCACGTTGTCGACCGAGCAGCTGCAGATTTCCAACGCCCGGGCGGCCGAGCGGAACCTGACGCAGTCGGCGCGCTTTGTGCTGCAGGACTACCGCGATATCCCCGGCCCGTTCGACCGCATCGTCTCGGTCGGCATGTTCGAGCACGTCGGCGTCGCCTATTACGAAACCTTTTTCAAGCGCTGCGCCGAGTTGCTGAGCGATGACGGCATCATGATGCTGCACTCGATCGGGCGCTCGACCGGTCCCGACGTCACCAGCCCCTGGATCCGGAAATACATCTTCCCCGGCGGGTACATCCCGGCGCTCTCCGAAGTCATGCCAGCAATCGAGAAGGCCGGATTGCTGATCTGCGACATGGAGATCCTGCGCCTGCACTACGCCGAGACCCTGAAGGCGTGGCGCGACCGCTTCATGGCGCGGCGCGAGGAGGCTGTCCGGCTCTACGACGAGGCCTTCGCCCGGATGTGGGAGTTCTATCTGGCGGCCTCCGAGATGTCGTTCCGCGTCCAGAACATGATGAACTTCCAGCTGCAACTCACCAAGCGCCAGGGCATCGTGCCGATGACCCGCGATTATATCGGGCGCGAGGAAGGCCGGCTGCGGCTCAAGGAAGCCGGCGCCGCGAAACCCCGGCTGCAACTCGCCGGCGAGTGA